The following are encoded in a window of Mycobacterium sp. ELW1 genomic DNA:
- a CDS encoding GDP-mannose 4,6-dehydratase, with amino-acid sequence MSNVVVTGGYGFIGSHLVSALLDRGDTVTVFDFAKNTRDTSIDFDRHANFRFVQGDVTDLAALGQALTPSVDTVFHLAAVVGVKNYMQDPLQVLDVNVIGTRNVLELSQRHGTRVVFASTSEVFGKNPNPPWAEDDDRVLGSTRTARWSYSTSKGMAEHLVFAMHAAYGLPVTVVRYFNVYGPRQNPIFVISQSVHRILNGRQPLLYDSGNQTRCFTYVDDAIAGTLLAAESDAAIGEAFNIGSMTETTMSHAVDLAIKIADIDGVSDPETVDTTAVYGRHYEDIPRRIPDSTKAQHELGWRLEVDVEEGIRRTIEWARANQWYLQEPPEKA; translated from the coding sequence ATGTCCAACGTTGTCGTGACCGGCGGCTACGGCTTCATCGGATCACACCTGGTGTCTGCCCTGCTGGACCGGGGAGACACTGTCACGGTTTTCGACTTCGCGAAGAACACTCGCGATACGAGCATCGACTTCGACCGGCACGCCAACTTCCGGTTCGTGCAGGGCGATGTGACCGATCTGGCCGCACTCGGACAAGCCTTGACCCCCTCTGTGGATACGGTGTTCCACCTGGCTGCGGTGGTCGGCGTCAAGAACTACATGCAGGATCCGCTGCAGGTCCTCGACGTCAACGTGATCGGCACTCGTAACGTCCTCGAGCTGAGCCAGCGGCACGGCACCCGCGTGGTGTTCGCCAGTACTTCCGAGGTGTTCGGGAAGAACCCCAACCCCCCGTGGGCTGAGGACGACGATCGCGTCCTCGGGTCGACGCGCACTGCCCGCTGGAGCTATAGCACGAGTAAAGGGATGGCCGAGCATCTTGTCTTCGCGATGCATGCCGCCTACGGGCTGCCGGTGACAGTGGTGCGTTATTTCAATGTCTATGGACCGCGGCAGAATCCGATCTTCGTGATCTCGCAGTCCGTGCACCGGATCCTCAACGGGCGGCAGCCCTTGCTCTATGACTCGGGCAACCAGACCCGCTGCTTCACCTATGTCGACGACGCGATAGCCGGCACCCTGCTCGCGGCCGAGAGTGATGCGGCAATCGGCGAGGCCTTCAACATCGGAAGCATGACGGAGACCACGATGAGTCACGCCGTCGACCTGGCCATCAAAATCGCCGACATCGACGGCGTGTCCGACCCCGAAACTGTTGACACTACAGCAGTTTACGGTCGCCACTACGAGGACATCCCGCGCCGCATCCCGGACTCCACCAAGGCGCAACACGAATTGGGTTGGCGTCTGGAGGTCGACGTCGAAGAGGGCATCCGCCGCACCATCGAGTGGGCGCGAGCCAACCAGTGGTATCTCCAAGAACCCCCGGAGAAAGCCTAG
- a CDS encoding nucleotide sugar dehydrogenase, producing the protein MFGRSDAEIDLMVRGMRSGIAVVGFGYIGTVIGAVLADRGWPVTGIDVRQSVVDEINLGKTTVPEPGLGEIVANNVRVGRLRATTDFDAIAENGFVIVTVGTPLGPDYEPIVDDIEAAARAVGANLRKGHLIVLKSTVPPDTTEKLFKPILEEVSGLKAGVDFGLAFCPERIAEGQAIKELTSIPIVVGAVDELSARACSTLFRHALGVESIIVDDPRTAEMVKLVDNLWIDLNVAMANEMAKVCDRLGMDALQVIHAANSMPKGSHNVNILMPSMGVGGYCLTKDPWFVNHLGESLGLELSIPRTSRTVNDAMPAYTYGLLKQLLDDQGKTIEDSTIAVLGIAFKNNTGDCRLTPTKYVVELLEASGCALTIHDPWVMGEEAHMVTKIPLTADIESAVHGADALVVLAGHREFHQIPLARLAELTATGCVFLDGRNSFDPAAARAAGFVYKGIGR; encoded by the coding sequence GTGTTCGGACGTAGCGACGCCGAGATCGACCTCATGGTCCGCGGCATGCGGTCCGGGATCGCCGTCGTCGGCTTCGGTTACATCGGAACGGTGATCGGAGCCGTGCTCGCCGATCGCGGTTGGCCGGTGACCGGGATCGACGTGAGGCAGAGTGTTGTCGACGAGATCAATCTGGGAAAGACCACCGTGCCAGAGCCGGGGTTGGGCGAGATCGTCGCCAACAACGTGCGGGTCGGCCGGCTTCGCGCCACGACCGATTTCGATGCGATTGCCGAGAATGGGTTCGTTATCGTCACCGTCGGGACGCCACTTGGCCCCGACTATGAACCCATTGTTGACGACATCGAGGCTGCTGCCCGCGCCGTCGGGGCGAACCTGCGCAAAGGCCACCTCATCGTCCTGAAGAGCACAGTGCCACCCGACACCACCGAAAAGTTGTTCAAGCCGATTCTCGAAGAGGTCTCGGGGCTAAAGGCTGGAGTCGATTTCGGACTCGCGTTCTGCCCGGAGCGAATCGCCGAGGGCCAGGCCATCAAAGAACTGACGTCGATCCCGATCGTGGTCGGTGCCGTCGACGAACTCAGTGCCCGGGCATGTTCGACACTCTTCCGACACGCGCTGGGAGTGGAATCGATCATCGTCGACGATCCCCGGACCGCTGAGATGGTCAAGCTCGTGGACAACCTCTGGATCGACCTAAATGTAGCGATGGCCAACGAGATGGCCAAGGTCTGCGACCGGCTCGGTATGGATGCACTACAGGTTATTCACGCCGCAAACTCGATGCCGAAGGGAAGTCACAACGTCAACATCCTCATGCCCAGCATGGGTGTTGGTGGCTACTGCCTGACCAAGGATCCGTGGTTCGTGAATCACCTCGGTGAGTCGCTCGGGCTGGAGTTGTCGATTCCGCGAACCTCGCGGACCGTCAACGACGCCATGCCCGCCTATACCTACGGGCTGCTCAAACAACTGCTCGACGATCAGGGCAAGACCATCGAGGACAGCACGATCGCGGTATTGGGCATCGCCTTCAAGAACAACACGGGTGACTGTCGGCTCACGCCAACTAAATACGTCGTTGAGTTGCTCGAGGCGTCCGGCTGCGCTTTGACGATTCACGACCCGTGGGTAATGGGAGAGGAAGCCCACATGGTCACCAAGATTCCGTTGACGGCGGACATCGAATCCGCCGTCCACGGCGCCGACGCTCTGGTGGTGCTGGCGGGGCACCGCGAATTCCATCAGATTCCACTGGCGCGGCTGGCGGAACTGACGGCTACCGGTTGTGTGTTCCTGGACGGCAGGAACAGCTTCGATCCGGCAGCGGCGCGTGCTGCAGGCTTTGTTTACAAAGGGATCGGCCGGTAG